atcagtggtcaggtagtctcttgcttcccgttcttgcgttgaggtctctgTAGATGAGAACGTtgccaagagtctggaaatggtcagcttcagtctttagggtctcaaagctgtctgggttgaagtatggagactctggaggagctacgtacagtgcacagaggtagatgtcggccacggatgtgaggatggagcggcttattcttatccagatgtggctgtctcctctcttcactgctctgatatgttcatggagctcttctttgtaccatactaatattcctcctgagctccggccctgtttgaggtttttgtttttcagggcggagacagagaattccctgtatccggTGGGGACATAGaattcattattggccttagtccatgtttcaaggaggatctgtatatcaatgtctttcagtctttggttaaagtctgggtcgTTTGTCTTGTACCCgaaggctgaggtgttcaggccctggatgttccagctactgatgattagagttgacattgtgtagctgtataccttgtaatgggctgttttCCTGTTCTCTCCCTGTCTCTCcctctctccatctctctctctccctctctctcacaccctctctccctccctctcctcctctccccccctctcctcctctctctccctctccccctctctctccatctccctccctctctctctcgtgctctctctatccctctctctctcgcgctctctctctccctctctctctccctctctctctccccctctctctccctctctctctcttcccctctctctccctctctctcgcgctctctccccctctccctccccccctctctcctcctccctctctctctcccctctctctctccccctctctctccctctctctctcttcccctctctctccctctctctcgcgctctctccccccctctctccccccctctctctcctcctccctctctctcccctctctctctctccccctctctctccctctctctctcttcccctctctctccctctctctcacgctctctctccccctctctctctctcctcctctctctctccccctctctctctccccccttctctctccccctctctctctctccccccctctctctccccctctctctctccatctctgtccccctctctctctctctctctctctcccccctctctctcgcgctctctctctctctcctctctctctcctctctctctccccctctctctctctccccctctctctctctctctctccatctctgtccccctctctctctctctctctcccccctctctctccctctctctctcgcgcgctctctctctctctctccccctctctctctctccccctctctctctctctctctctccatctctgtccccctctctctccctctctctgtctctccaggTAAGATCACAAACAAAGCATCCATCTAAACACTGGATGCGTTACACatgtttttcacaattttaaaaacatCCGTCGCAACAACTCATTACGACGCCcaccagaagacggaagtgtgaaacaaGCCTAATGAGCCATCTTCTGTCCTCCAGGCGAAGATCCCACACCTTCTTGTGTCTCCAGAAAGCTCCATCGTGATGGTAATTGGACTTTACAGTGAGATCTGCGCGACTGCAGGAGAAAACTAGGAATGTGTCTGTGAAAGCGCGTGTGCCTCGGAGGCATCAAAGTGCGTGTGTCTTGGAGGCATCAAAGCGCTGATACCTCGGAGGCATCAAAGCACGTGTACCTCGGAGGCATCAAAGCGCTGATACCTCGGAGGCATCAAAGCACGTGTACCTCGGAGGCATCAAAGCGCTGATACCTCGGAGGCATCAAAGCGCTGATACCTCGGAGGCATCAAAGCGCTGGTACCTCGGAGGCATCAAAGCGCGGGTACCTCGGAGGCATCAAAGCGCTGGTACCTCGGAGGCATCAAAGTGCTGATACCTCGGAGGCATCAAAGTGCTGATACCTTGGAGGCATCAAAGCGCGGGTACCTCGGAGGCGAGCACCGACTCTGCCGCCACCTCTGGAGCAGACATATATTATATTGTGTATTATTTGTGTCTCATTTCTTGTTTTCTCAGAATATTTACGGTTTGTTATTTTACTGCAATATGatctgattttttattattatttatatatgaaGGATTATTCTTCCCCATGAATATTGTAGGGGCTCATCTGCTGACTGCTGGGGTCGGACCACCCACGACTTCAGGTATCTGGTCACCCGCATGCTTGGCCCCCGCATCATTCATTGTGTATGGGACTGACAGCCAGCCGAGCGTTCTCCGAccgtcctatagacagtgaatggagtgtgCGAGTCACCCGAGACCTGAcacattattgttattattatttatatagcaccattgattccatggtgctgtacatgagaaggggttacatcaaaatacaaatatcacttacagtaaactaacagtgACGGACTGATTcagagggacgaggaccctgcccttgcgggcttacattctacaggattatggggaaggagacagtaggttgagggttgcaggagctccggtgttggtgaggcggtagctccggtgttggtgaggcggtagctccggtgttggtgaggcggtagctccggtgttggtgaggcggtagctccagtgttggtgaggcggtaactccggtgttggtgaggcggtagctccgtgttggtgaggcggtagctccggtgttggtgaggcggtagctccgtgttggtgaggcggtagctccggtgttggtgaggcggtagctccggtgttggtgaggcggtagctccggtgttggtgaggcggtagctccggtgttggtgaggcagtagctcggtgttggtgaggcggtagctccggtgttggtgaggcggtagctccagtgttggtgaggcggtaactccggtgttggtgaggcggtagctccgtgttggtgaggcggtagctccggtgttggtgaggcggtagctccgtgttggtgaggcggtagctccggtgttggtgaggcggtagctccggtgttggtgaggcggtagctccggtgttggtgaggcggtagctccggtgttggtgaggcagtagctcggtgttggtgaggcggtagctccggtgttggtgaggcggtagctccggtgttggtgaggcggtagctccggtgttggtgaggcggtagctccggtgttggtgaggcggtagctcggtgttggtgaggcggtagctccgttgttggtgaggcggtagctccggtgttggtgaggcggtagctccggtgttggtgaggcggtagctccggtgttggtgaggcggtagctccggtgttggtgaggcggtagctcggtgttggtgaggcggtagctccggtgttggtgaggcggtagcttcgatagtgatgaggcgacagcggggtcagtgcaggctgtaggctttcctgaagagatgggttttcaggttccgtctgaaggatccgaatgtggttgatagtcggacgtgttggtccaaagaattccagaggatgggggatagtctggggaagtcttggaggcggttgggtgaggagcggattagtgcggaggagagtaggaggtcttgggaggaccggagatcacgtgagggaagatatcgggagattagttcagagatatatggaggagacaggttgtggatggctttgtaggtcagtgttagtagtttaaactggatacgctgagggaatgggaaccactgaagagatttgcaaagaggggaagcggaggagtagcgaggagagagatgaattagtcgggcagcagagttaaggacggactggaggggtgcgagagtgttagaaggtaggccacagaggaggatgttccagtagtccaggcgggagatgattagggcatgcacaagcattttggtagagtgagggttgaggtaaTTACGGATTCTGTAAATATTTATGAGctggaagcgacaggaggtggcgagagcttggacacATGGTTGCTGGGGGTCCCTGTGGTCGGACCACCAGCAGTCAGCAATTGACAATGTAAATGTTTTTTACTTTGAACACTTTTACTGTTTTATTTAATGTTTCAATCTTTTGGGGGCATTTTGATTCTAAGTTAAAGCTTGTGATGAAGTTGTGGTATGACTGGGATCCTGCCACCGTGGTGGATGATCTTATGGAGCTTACGTTTCTCTTGCAGACCCTGACTCTTCTTTTGGTTTTATGCACCCTGTCTCCGGGGTTGTCAGGTAATGAGATCCTGCTTCTAGACATGTGATgttgggggtgcacttattttctACAGACCCCAGATCTTACAGccggggggtgcacttattttCTACAGACCCCAGTTATTACAGCTATGCACATAAGTCTCTATGTCATTAGGAAGTCTTCTTCTACGGGGACATTGCACATCCACCTCCGGAGCCTCTGTGATGTCTAATAGCATTCCTCTAGGTTGGGCAGTAGCCTCATCCAGCGAGGTGACACCGTCTGCCCGGAGACAGCCCTCGAGTCCTCTCTCCCAGTCCCGTGACACAATAGTAACATGGTCTTTGTAGTAACGTTTGGTAGACATATCGATGACTCGGGTTTCTTAAAACAAGTTCTTCATTTTTGGCCGCTCCTATCTGGGGGTTCCTGGCATCTTTCATAGGAGATAGGGACTTAAAAATGAGGATGACAATGATGTCCATGACCTCAGACCATTACTGACCACTACTGGTTCCTCAGTAGCTTCTTCTTGTATATCCAACCACAACCATACCCAAAGAACCGACCACTGAACACCATTGGACTGTGATGAAGCAATAGAGGCGTTCTGCAGATCCCGACCAGTCTCCTCTCTCCTTGGCCCTACCAAGACTCGTTATTGTCCCATGCTCGGCCCCGGACAAGGCTCCACGTCACAGTCCTCCAACTATTGTCCTATACAATACTTCACCCCTTAGAGCGCCCATTATCACCGTCCATGAGGACCCGGTCTATGGAGAGATGTGGGAGGACGCTGAGATGTTGGAGGCTGGTGACGGGCTGATTTCAGTCTCTTTAATGTCCATGTTCTTTGCAGGTGTCATCCCGCTATCGCAGAAAGCCGTGTCCCCCTCCCTCTACGGCACGGTCACGTTGCCCTGTCACGCTTCTTTTGTGGACGATGTCGCTGGTTTGACCATGATCTGGATGAAGAAAGAAAACAAAGACTATCTAATTCTTTACAAACGCCTCAAGGGAAAAGAAAATCTGGAGGAGCAGGATCCGCGATACGCAGGTCGTATCGAATTGTCCATGGAGTGGTCAAGAGGAAATCTAGACCTGACGCTAAGAAACGTCTCATATGAAGACGAGGGATCGTACTTCTGCCGAGCCGCCAACGCCAAGGGCCACGGAGACAAGATGGTGACATTATCCATAGGAGGTAAGTTCTTTCCATCCAGCCTATCGGAGATCTTTCCTCGTCTTGTATGGCGGCGCttcaaagtttgtgaacccttcagaattttccaaaTTTGTGCATATATTTGACCTAAAACTCATCAGAGTTTTCCAAAAATTCCTAAAAGTGAACAAAGAACCAAATCCAACAAATAAGTAAAAAATATTCCACTTTCTGATGTTCTTAAATGAGGGAAATTAACCAATGTCACTCGCCTGTGAGACGTAAAAGTATGTGAACCTCTGGGATTAGCAGGTGATCTCAAGaagataagtagtgatgagcgagtattcgttgctcgggttttccacagcatgctcgggtgacctccgagtatttgttattgctcggaaatatcgttttcatcacctcagcagcatgatttacaacctctggccaggctgaatacatgtgggaattcccgaacaagcaggcattcctcacatgtattcatactcggagatcacccgagcaacgacacCACAGAAGAGTGAAGCTTTTAGAAATTGATATTTACCTTCCAGTGAATCGTAAATTCTGCAAAGCCTCCAATTAACTTGTAAAGCTTTGTGTAACACTCGGAGGTTCCCTAGGACTGAATCCTGCCACTTTCAAGCTTTTTCACCCAGACGCACATATTTGGATGTTCTCCTCTCTGTGCTGTCTCACACTATGGGCCGGATTCTTCATTTGCGtttctttttgtcacttttttttatcTTGTGGCATTCGCCGAGCTTTAATCCGCCAAATTTATCAAAGTGGCGAAACACGGTTCATGAATTttgtacatttttaatttttttcctgtcTTAAAACGTGTTTGATCTTTTACAGCAAAAAGTCGCATCTTTTTCAAAAtgttgcaaatgatgaatcaggcgaAAACATCTACAAACCCGAAGCCGCGTTCACAATGGCGAACTAGAAATCAGTGCGCACgcgtaaaatatataaaaaatggcaCAAATAAAAAGATGAGTTTGGGGCAAACAATAAACGGGCACAAAGCACCACAAACAAGATAAAATACAGGCGCAAATGCGGTAATGAATCCGGCCCGAGCTGTAATGTTAATTCAGTGTTTATGGCTTTTTCTATTTAACTCTATCACTGAGCTGcgacgtcctctcactatccagattcaccctacgatggctgctgcattccctgctcagcttttatacaggctcttATAGTCCTTTGTGCTGGCcgggctataccatgtgatgtgaaagCTGCTAGGCATTATGGAGAACCCACACAGCCTGAGGTCTCACGAACCTCCTCTGACTCATGACtgtgagaatattttttttttgatgATGTAGTCACATGGATTTCCTAACTTTCAAGACAAAATGTGCTTTGTATGCGATGGTGGCGGCTCTGCTCCAGGCATGTGGTCGTCCCAGTGTGAGGACGGCAGCCATTCTCAGCTATGATAGTCAGACGCCAACATTTAACCTTCTCCGGTGGCAGCGACCAGGTGCCGGGGATCAGAGGCTGAGCCTCCACCAACATGGCCCCAAAACTGAGGATCGGTAAACGTCACCGCCCCGGAATGTGAATTCCCCTCTATTTCTGACGCCATATTCCTCATTTTCAGACCTGGACGCAACGTATCCAACAATAACTCTGGTGACTGAGAAGCGACAACTGAAATGTCAGAGCACCGGTGTTTACTACGCTCCTCAGATCCAGTGGATCACTCCATACGGGAAGGATCTGTCCCAATACGGAAGCTTCAATGTCACCGATCTGGGTGATGGCCGGAAGAAGGTGGAATCTGTCCTGGAGCATGACataaaggcagaggaacaagtgttgTGTCACATCAGAGAGGGACGGCTGAAGAGATCTACTCGAGGCATCATATCAGGTATCGTCCTGAGACGTAACACAAGACGTGACGGACGGGCGAGGAGATCAGTCACTGCTCGAGAGAGACCGGGAAACTGCAGTGTGAAAGAGGTCACTGACCCGATACTGCCATAGGAAATAAACTGATGAGTGGCCAACTGGTGCTgcggctcttacagtagagaatccacagtgtgaccgctcttacagtagagaatgcacagtgtgaccgctcttacagtagagaatccacagtgtgaccgctcttactgtagaaaatccacagtgtgaccgctcttactgtagagaatccacagtgtgaccgctcttacactggagaatccacagtgtgaccgctcttacagtagagaatccacagtgtgactgctcttacagtagagaatccacagtgtgattgctcttacagtacagaatccacagtgtgactgctcttaaAGTACAGAATCCACAGTGTGACCACTCTTACTGTAGACAATCCagtgtgaccgctctcacagtacagaatccacagtgtgaccactcttacagtagataattcacagtgtgactgctcttacagtagagaattcaCAATGTGACCGCTGTTACAttagagaatccacagtgtgaccgctcttactgtagagaatccacagtgtgaccgcttttacactggagaatccacagtgtgaccgctcttacagtagacaaTCCAGTGTGACCATTCTTACAGTAcagaatccacagtgtgaccgttcttacagtagagaatccacagtgtgactgctcttacagtagagaattcaCAATGTGACCGCTGTTagagtagagaatccatagtgtgattgctcttacagtacagaatccacagtgtgaccgtTCTGcagagaatccacagtgtgaccgctcttacactggagaatccacagtgtgaccgctcttacagtagacaaTCCAGCGTgacagctcttacagtacagaatccacagtgtgaccgctcttacagtagagaatccacagtgtgactgctcttacagtagagaatccacagtgtgactgctcttacagtacagaatccagtgtgaccgctcttacagtacagaatccacagtgtgactgctcttacagtagagaattcaCAGTGGGACCTctgttacagtagagaatccatagtgtgactgctcttagactacagaatccacagtgtgaccgcaTTTACAGTAGAaaatccacagtgtgaccgctcttagactacagaatccacagtgtgaccgcacttacagtagagaatccacagtgtgaccgctcttagactacagaatccacagtgtgaccgcacttacagtagagaatccacagtgtgaccgcaCTTACAGTAGAGAATCTACAGTGTGACCgcacttacagtagagaatccacagtgtgaccgcacttacagtagagaatccagtgTGTCCGCACTTACAGTAGAAAATCCAGTGTGCCCgcacttacagtagagaatccagtgtgttcgctcttacagtagagaatctacagtgtgaccgctcttacagtagagaatctacAGTGTGACCGCACTTACAGTAGAGAATCTACAGTGTGAGCGcatttacagtagagaatccactgTGCCgcacttacagtagagaatccagtgtgatcgctcttacagtagagaatccacagtgtgaccgcacttacagtagagaatccacagtgtgaccgcaCTTACAGTAGAAAATCCAGTGTGCCCacacttacagtagagaatccagtgTGACCgcacttacagtagagaatccacagtgtgaccgctcttacagtagagaatccacagtgtgaccaCTCATcagtagagaatccacagtgtgaccgctcttacagtagagaatccacagtgtgaccgcacttacagtaaagaatccacagtgtgaccgcaCTTACAGTAGAGAATTCACAgtatgaccgctcttacagtagagaatccacagtgtgactGCTCTTCAGTAGAGAatacacagtgtgaccgctcttacagtagagaatccacaatgtgaccgctcttacagtagagaatccacagtgtgGTGATAGGATTCATACTTTGACACACCCATGTTTGTTTTTTCCTAGATGGGATCCACTCGGTGACTGTCCAGGGATAAAGAGCATAGATCTTCAGCCTCAGACATATGTAATAAGTAAGTGAACCCCCACGTATGACCTGTACCTGGGAATGTTGGACGGTTCTTGTATAATAGTAATGTGCAGGAAGAACCAGCAACAAGGGGCGTCATTAGTCCAGCTGGTCAGTGGTGGGAGAAGCCACTCACCGGGGCGGGGGTGTAGGATGTGGCAGGTGGGGTCTCACCAGGCCCTGGCTATGGAGTCAGCCATGATCTGCTGATTAAGGTTTAAGACGAGGATATTGGTCTCATGAGGCGCAACTAATGGCCCGCGGGTCTGACACAGACACATGTCCAGTGTACGACCCGCGCACCTACAAAGACGCAGCACCGGAGCGTCACCGAGCGCAACCACAGGGAGGAGCCACTGAGAGCTATAAAGGTCTACTGGGCAGTGAGTGATGTCACGGGGCAGCGAGTGATGTCACGGGGCAGCGAGTGATATCACGGGACAGTGAGTGATGTCACGAAATAGCGAGTGATGTCACGGGGCAGCGAGTGATGTAACAGGGCAGCGAGTGATGTCACAGGGGATAGTGAGTGATGTCACAGAGCAGTGAGTGATGTCACAGGGCCAGCGAGTGATGTCACAGGGGATAGCGAGTGATATCACAGGGGGCAGTGAGTGATGTTACAGGAGGCAGCAAGTGATGGCACAGGATAGTGATGTCACGGGACGGGACAGTGTGTGATGTCACGGGGGCAGTGAATGATGTCACAGGGtgcggtgaaatatgtgtatatatatctatatgtgtgtagggacatatgtccagGGTTATatatgtgactagtgataatgtaacatctgtcctgaaggtgtcgcacctaggtgttaataggtacttccttaggaatagtagaaattctgtctccagatctcaccaggaggtctagctagggtggAAAAGAAAAGCcacatttggcacctt
The Ranitomeya imitator isolate aRanImi1 chromosome 3, aRanImi1.pri, whole genome shotgun sequence genome window above contains:
- the LOC138672456 gene encoding putative butyrophilin subfamily 2 member A3 isoform X3 codes for the protein MTTLTLLLVLCTLSPGLSGVIPLSQKAVSPSLYGTVTLPCHASFVDDVAGLTMIWMKKENKDYLILYKRLKGKENLEEQDPRYAGRIELSMEWSRGNLDLTLRNVSYEDEGSYFCRAANAKGHGDKMVTLSIGDLDATYPTITLVTEKRQLKCQSTGVYYAPQIQWITPYGKDLSQYGSFNVTDLGDGRKKVESVLEHDIKAEEQVLCHIREGRLKRSTRGIISDGIHSVTVQG
- the LOC138672456 gene encoding butyrophilin subfamily 2 member A2-like isoform X1; translated protein: MFCGELSVTVCSVIIAGSVLQCAAFVSSMQASSTLTLLLVLCTLSPGLSGVIPLSQKAVSPSLYGTVTLPCHASFVDDVAGLTMIWMKKENKDYLILYKRLKGKENLEEQDPRYAGRIELSMEWSRGNLDLTLRNVSYEDEGSYFCRAANAKGHGDKMVTLSIGDLDATYPTITLVTEKRQLKCQSTGVYYAPQIQWITPYGKDLSQYGSFNVTDLGDGRKKVESVLEHDIKAEEQVLCHIREGRLKRSTRGIISDGIHSVTVQG
- the LOC138672456 gene encoding putative butyrophilin subfamily 2 member A3 isoform X2, whose protein sequence is MTVGARDVLWRTTLTLLLVLCTLSPGLSGVIPLSQKAVSPSLYGTVTLPCHASFVDDVAGLTMIWMKKENKDYLILYKRLKGKENLEEQDPRYAGRIELSMEWSRGNLDLTLRNVSYEDEGSYFCRAANAKGHGDKMVTLSIGDLDATYPTITLVTEKRQLKCQSTGVYYAPQIQWITPYGKDLSQYGSFNVTDLGDGRKKVESVLEHDIKAEEQVLCHIREGRLKRSTRGIISDGIHSVTVQG
- the LOC138672456 gene encoding putative butyrophilin subfamily 2 member A3 isoform X4, whose amino-acid sequence is MTLTLLLVLCTLSPGLSGVIPLSQKAVSPSLYGTVTLPCHASFVDDVAGLTMIWMKKENKDYLILYKRLKGKENLEEQDPRYAGRIELSMEWSRGNLDLTLRNVSYEDEGSYFCRAANAKGHGDKMVTLSIGDLDATYPTITLVTEKRQLKCQSTGVYYAPQIQWITPYGKDLSQYGSFNVTDLGDGRKKVESVLEHDIKAEEQVLCHIREGRLKRSTRGIISDGIHSVTVQG